A genome region from Nicotiana tabacum cultivar K326 chromosome 13, ASM71507v2, whole genome shotgun sequence includes the following:
- the LOC107792087 gene encoding uncharacterized protein LOC107792087: MYRSSSTTRVSDDYFNSYYSSSSNSSPSQKVSPVLRALSLETNELLPIHEPLSDIAKKEKSRAKFAENAVHVIPLVLLLCGFILWFLSNPDIDAPLKGEAIAGRIEGLTLDGDLDPDGMHISNLPLELSDDDMIKQDENRRTSYMENRFP, encoded by the exons atgTATAGATCATCGAGTACAACTCGAGTTTCAGACGATTATTTCAATAGCTATTATTCTTCTTCGTCAAATTCATCACCCTCACAAAAGGTGTCTCCAGTACTAAGAGCTTTGTCTTTGGAAACTAATGAATTATTACCAATACATGAACCACTTTCGGATATTGCTAAGAAGGAAAAATCTCGTGCCAAATTTGCAGAAAATGCTGTTCATGTTATACCTTTGGTCTTGCTCTTGTGTGGATTTATCCTATGGTTTTTATCTAATCCAG ATATTGATGCACCATTGAAAGGTGAAGCAATTGCTGGAAGAATAGAAGGATTAACACTTGATGGAGATCTTGATCCTGATGGCATGCATATTTCAAATTTACCTCTAGAATTGAGTGATGATGATATGATCAAGCAAGATGAAAATCGTCGAACATCTTATATGGAAAATAGATTTCCATAA